One Ancylothrix sp. D3o genomic window carries:
- a CDS encoding calcium-binding protein: protein MDIQGLDTLAPISEEPQTPNPVSANISLAQLQELTRRFNAANFSLGQAITETLTGTPTNDIIAANAGDDVVIAYEGDDVVVGGDGNDNIFGNSGNDLLFGNSGADTINGGVGNDTAFGGRGNDLMLGGADADILLGDSGSDTLNGGDGDDKVFGGKGNDSVSGDAGNDTLHGGQGNDVMRGGVGNDIVSGDIGNDTICGDEGDDKAYGGTGNDCVGGDAGNDTLFGGQGNDVVSGGAGNDYISGDLGNDTLTGGEGADTFGFRYFAHAGQSTPNASVPNGNVFGLDTLTDFTPGQDKIQLDNSVLTQLPEGTLATNLFAVTTNFMPNTDGVGTAKVVYDKTSGLVYYNPNVAVGDELPLMQLQANFNNLTSSDFEII from the coding sequence ATGGATATCCAAGGTCTTGACACACTGGCACCAATATCTGAGGAGCCGCAAACCCCTAACCCGGTTTCTGCAAATATCAGCCTTGCACAGCTTCAAGAGTTGACAAGGCGTTTTAATGCGGCGAATTTTTCCCTAGGTCAAGCCATTACTGAGACCCTAACCGGCACCCCAACCAACGATATCATCGCTGCGAACGCAGGTGATGATGTAGTCATTGCCTACGAAGGTGATGATGTTGTAGTCGGTGGAGATGGCAACGACAACATTTTTGGCAACAGCGGCAATGATTTATTATTTGGCAATTCTGGAGCCGATACAATAAATGGCGGCGTTGGCAACGATACCGCTTTTGGCGGTAGAGGCAATGACTTGATGCTTGGAGGTGCCGATGCCGATATTCTGTTGGGTGACAGCGGCAGTGACACTTTAAACGGCGGCGATGGTGACGATAAAGTATTTGGCGGCAAAGGAAATGACTCTGTTTCCGGTGATGCTGGTAACGATACCCTTCACGGTGGCCAAGGAAATGATGTAATGCGCGGCGGTGTCGGCAATGATATTGTTTCGGGTGATATCGGCAACGATACCATCTGCGGTGATGAAGGTGACGATAAAGCTTATGGTGGCACAGGAAACGATTGCGTCGGCGGCGATGCCGGTAACGATACGCTTTTTGGCGGCCAAGGAAATGATGTAGTCAGTGGCGGTGCCGGCAATGATTATATTTCTGGTGATCTGGGTAACGATACATTAACAGGTGGTGAGGGAGCAGATACCTTCGGCTTCCGCTATTTTGCTCACGCAGGCCAATCAACACCGAATGCCAGCGTCCCTAACGGTAATGTTTTCGGCTTAGATACCTTGACCGATTTTACTCCTGGTCAAGATAAAATTCAATTGGATAACAGCGTCCTAACTCAATTGCCAGAGGGTACTTTAGCAACAAACCTTTTTGCTGTAACTACTAACTTTATGCCTAATACTGATGGTGTGGGTACAGCTAAGGTTGTTTATGACAAAACAAGCGGTCTGGTTTACTATAACCCTAATGTTGCTGTAGGCGATGAATTACCATTAATGCAGCTACAAGCTAATTTCAATAATCTCACTTCTAGTGATTTTGAAATTATCTAA